The following are from one region of the Apostichopus japonicus isolate 1M-3 chromosome 17, ASM3797524v1, whole genome shotgun sequence genome:
- the LOC139984372 gene encoding uncharacterized protein isoform X1, with protein MDPNKLTIQKEFVKVCQEDQSVLHLPHMKFYRDWLESLGAKIPPPVETPPAEDESKTQNADQEANPTSTQEHIPNTETAPECEAALATEAAPVLEAVPELRAVCGSEVEPEPVRLPEAAVQIEVVPLIEATPHTEMVPLIEVSDMNEATPRTEMVPLIEVSDLLEAAHQIEISHMEVLSQIAVSSQVEVTSTPRAVSEPGEVFEPGAVSEPGAASEPGAASEPGELAEPAEVAQPIEVAKLTTARGPEAVIEPEAAPVPMSTPDPEKEVEKLAEAPPVSDVPLVDIEGKREEGIIHEEKNEEKAVEEEPPQATKQRVEIDKKMSTTKRKRGKKKRKDADKSRPKERTHQCSTCGKLFSLARVLKQHTRIHTGEKPFKCRMCDKLFSHSGNRKQHEMTHTGEKPHRCRFCDKCFVRIKSLNDHERSHTGEKPYGCNSCGRTFSRSESLKKHETSHTRGHAKAHQCSHCGKVLASSGSLKQHIRQHTGEKPYQCKHCDKVYVRASSLKEHLVTHTGEKPYQCSYCGKLCSILRSLKEHEKTHVGEKHCRYCSEVFMSFSKLKVHEMLHEGKDPFECKYCGKMFFKCRDWKIHTRTHTGEKPYQCSYCGKQFTGFQNWKAHERIHTVEAPYQCRYCGKTYLHPKSYKSHEKMHTEGKPFQCCYCDRVFSETEELTAHVGTHTEDKPYQCTLCNKIFRLSGSLKRHMRTHARQKQEATS; from the exons ATGGACCCAAACAAGTTAACCATACAGAAAGAGTTCGTGAAAGTGTGCCAGGAAGACCAGTCAGTGCTGCACTTGCCTCACATGAAATTCTACAGAGACTGGTTGGAAAG TCTTGGGGCCAAGATTCCTCCCCCTGTTGAAACACCACCAGCAGAAGATGAAAGCAAAACACAG AATGCAGACCAAGAGGCAAATCCCACCAGCACCCAGGAACACATCCCAAACACCGAGACAGCACCTGAGTGTGAAGCTGCACTTGCTACAGAGGCAGCACCTGTTCTTGAGGCAGTTCCTGAGCTAAGGGCAGTCTGTGGGTCCGAAGTAGAACCTGAACCAGTACGTCTGCCGGAGGCAGCAGTTCAGATTGAGGTGGTACCTCTTATTGAGGCAACACCTCATACTGAGATGGTACCTCTTATTGAGGTATCAGATATGAATGAGGCAACACCTCGTACTGAGATGGTACCTCTTATTGAGGTATCAGACCTGCTTGAGGCAGCACATCAGATTGAGATATCTCACATGGAGGTATTATCTCAGATTGCTGTATCATCTCAGGTCGAGGTAACATCTACGCCCAGAGCAGTCTCTGAGCCCGGAGAAGTGTTTGAGCCTGGAGCAGTGTCTGAGCCTGGAGCAGCCTCTGAGCCCGGAGCAGCCTCTGAGCCCGGAGAATTGGCTGAGCCCGCAGAAGTGGCCCAGCCCATAGAAGTGGCCAAGCTCACTACAGCAAGAGGCCCTGAAGCTGTTATTGAACCTGAGGCAGCACCTGTTCCTATGTCAACGCCCGACCCTGAGAAAGAAGTTGAAAAGCTTGCTGAAG CACCTCCAGTGTCTGATGTGCCTTTGGTTGATATCGAGGGAAAACGAGAGGAGGGTATCATACATGAAGAGAAGAACGAGGAGAAAGCAGTGGAGGAAGAGCCACCTCAAGCGACCAAACAGAGAGTAGAAATCGACAAAAAGATGTCCACCACAAAACGGAAAAGAGGGAAGAAAAAGCGGAAGGATGCCGACAAAAGTCGTCCAAAAGAGAGGACGCATCAGTGCAGTACGTGCGGGAAACTGTTCTCGTTGGCGAGAGTCCTGAAACAGCACACCAGAATCCACACAGGCGAAAAGCCCTTCAAGTGCCGCATGTGCGACAAGTTGTTCTCACACTCCGGGAATCGGAAACAGCACGAGATGACCCACACGGGGGAGAAGCCGCACCGCTGCCGGTTCTGCGACAAGTGTTTCGTGCGGATCAAGAGTCTGAACGACCACGAGAGGTCGCACACGGGGGAGAAGCCCTACGGATGCAACTCCTGCGGGAGGACGTTCTCCAGATCGGAGAGTCTGAAGAAGCACGAAACTTCGCACACGAGAGGACACGCGAAAGCCCACCAGTGCAGTCATTGCGGTAAAGTCTTGGCTAGCTCAGGCTCTTTAAAGCAACACATAAGACAACACACGGGAGAGAAGCCCTATCAGTGCAAACACTGCGATAAGGTTTATGTACGTGCCAGCAGTCTCAAGGAACACTTAGTCACGCACACGGGAGAGAAGCCGTACCAGTGTAGCTACTGCGGCAAACTCTGTTCGATATTACGGAGCCTGAAGGAACACGAGAAGACTCACGTCGGCGAGAAACACTGCAGGTACTGCAGCGAGGTCTTCATGTCCTTCTCAAAGTTGAAAGTCCACGAGATGTTACACGAGGGGAAGGATCCCTTCGAGTGCAAGTATTGCGGTAAAATGTTCTTCAAGTGCAGGGATTGGAAGATACATACCAGGACACATACGGGCGAGAAGCCCTACCAGTGCAGTTATTGCGGCAAGCAGTTCACCGGTTTTCAAAATTGGAAAGCCCACGAGAGGATCCACACGGTGGAGGCGCCGTACCAGTGTCGGTACTGCGGCAAGACGTATCTGCACCCTAAATCTTACAAGAGTCACGAGAAGATGCACACAGAGGGTAAACCCTTTCAATGTTGCTACTGCGACCGAGTGTTCTCAGAGACCGAGGAGCTAACGGCACACGTCGGAACGCACACTGAAGATAAGCCTTATCAGTGCACCTTGTGCAATAAGATATTCCGTCTCTCTGGGTCGTTGAAACGACACATGCGGACACATGCCAGACAAAAGCAAGAAGCTACTTCATAG
- the LOC139984372 gene encoding uncharacterized protein isoform X2: MDPNKLTIQKEFVKVCQEDQSVLHLPHMKFYRDWLESLGAKIPPPVETPPAEDESKTQNADQEANPTSTQEHIPNTETAPECEAALATEAAPVLEAVPELRAVCGSEVEPEPVRLPEAAVQIEVVPLIEATPHTEMVPLIEVSDLLEAAHQIEISHMEVLSQIAVSSQVEVTSTPRAVSEPGEVFEPGAVSEPGAASEPGAASEPGELAEPAEVAQPIEVAKLTTARGPEAVIEPEAAPVPMSTPDPEKEVEKLAEAPPVSDVPLVDIEGKREEGIIHEEKNEEKAVEEEPPQATKQRVEIDKKMSTTKRKRGKKKRKDADKSRPKERTHQCSTCGKLFSLARVLKQHTRIHTGEKPFKCRMCDKLFSHSGNRKQHEMTHTGEKPHRCRFCDKCFVRIKSLNDHERSHTGEKPYGCNSCGRTFSRSESLKKHETSHTRGHAKAHQCSHCGKVLASSGSLKQHIRQHTGEKPYQCKHCDKVYVRASSLKEHLVTHTGEKPYQCSYCGKLCSILRSLKEHEKTHVGEKHCRYCSEVFMSFSKLKVHEMLHEGKDPFECKYCGKMFFKCRDWKIHTRTHTGEKPYQCSYCGKQFTGFQNWKAHERIHTVEAPYQCRYCGKTYLHPKSYKSHEKMHTEGKPFQCCYCDRVFSETEELTAHVGTHTEDKPYQCTLCNKIFRLSGSLKRHMRTHARQKQEATS; encoded by the exons ATGGACCCAAACAAGTTAACCATACAGAAAGAGTTCGTGAAAGTGTGCCAGGAAGACCAGTCAGTGCTGCACTTGCCTCACATGAAATTCTACAGAGACTGGTTGGAAAG TCTTGGGGCCAAGATTCCTCCCCCTGTTGAAACACCACCAGCAGAAGATGAAAGCAAAACACAG AATGCAGACCAAGAGGCAAATCCCACCAGCACCCAGGAACACATCCCAAACACCGAGACAGCACCTGAGTGTGAAGCTGCACTTGCTACAGAGGCAGCACCTGTTCTTGAGGCAGTTCCTGAGCTAAGGGCAGTCTGTGGGTCCGAAGTAGAACCTGAACCAGTACGTCTGCCGGAGGCAGCAGTTCAGATTGAGGTGGTACCTCTTATTGAGGCAACACCTCATACTGAGATGGTACCTCTTATTGAG GTATCAGACCTGCTTGAGGCAGCACATCAGATTGAGATATCTCACATGGAGGTATTATCTCAGATTGCTGTATCATCTCAGGTCGAGGTAACATCTACGCCCAGAGCAGTCTCTGAGCCCGGAGAAGTGTTTGAGCCTGGAGCAGTGTCTGAGCCTGGAGCAGCCTCTGAGCCCGGAGCAGCCTCTGAGCCCGGAGAATTGGCTGAGCCCGCAGAAGTGGCCCAGCCCATAGAAGTGGCCAAGCTCACTACAGCAAGAGGCCCTGAAGCTGTTATTGAACCTGAGGCAGCACCTGTTCCTATGTCAACGCCCGACCCTGAGAAAGAAGTTGAAAAGCTTGCTGAAG CACCTCCAGTGTCTGATGTGCCTTTGGTTGATATCGAGGGAAAACGAGAGGAGGGTATCATACATGAAGAGAAGAACGAGGAGAAAGCAGTGGAGGAAGAGCCACCTCAAGCGACCAAACAGAGAGTAGAAATCGACAAAAAGATGTCCACCACAAAACGGAAAAGAGGGAAGAAAAAGCGGAAGGATGCCGACAAAAGTCGTCCAAAAGAGAGGACGCATCAGTGCAGTACGTGCGGGAAACTGTTCTCGTTGGCGAGAGTCCTGAAACAGCACACCAGAATCCACACAGGCGAAAAGCCCTTCAAGTGCCGCATGTGCGACAAGTTGTTCTCACACTCCGGGAATCGGAAACAGCACGAGATGACCCACACGGGGGAGAAGCCGCACCGCTGCCGGTTCTGCGACAAGTGTTTCGTGCGGATCAAGAGTCTGAACGACCACGAGAGGTCGCACACGGGGGAGAAGCCCTACGGATGCAACTCCTGCGGGAGGACGTTCTCCAGATCGGAGAGTCTGAAGAAGCACGAAACTTCGCACACGAGAGGACACGCGAAAGCCCACCAGTGCAGTCATTGCGGTAAAGTCTTGGCTAGCTCAGGCTCTTTAAAGCAACACATAAGACAACACACGGGAGAGAAGCCCTATCAGTGCAAACACTGCGATAAGGTTTATGTACGTGCCAGCAGTCTCAAGGAACACTTAGTCACGCACACGGGAGAGAAGCCGTACCAGTGTAGCTACTGCGGCAAACTCTGTTCGATATTACGGAGCCTGAAGGAACACGAGAAGACTCACGTCGGCGAGAAACACTGCAGGTACTGCAGCGAGGTCTTCATGTCCTTCTCAAAGTTGAAAGTCCACGAGATGTTACACGAGGGGAAGGATCCCTTCGAGTGCAAGTATTGCGGTAAAATGTTCTTCAAGTGCAGGGATTGGAAGATACATACCAGGACACATACGGGCGAGAAGCCCTACCAGTGCAGTTATTGCGGCAAGCAGTTCACCGGTTTTCAAAATTGGAAAGCCCACGAGAGGATCCACACGGTGGAGGCGCCGTACCAGTGTCGGTACTGCGGCAAGACGTATCTGCACCCTAAATCTTACAAGAGTCACGAGAAGATGCACACAGAGGGTAAACCCTTTCAATGTTGCTACTGCGACCGAGTGTTCTCAGAGACCGAGGAGCTAACGGCACACGTCGGAACGCACACTGAAGATAAGCCTTATCAGTGCACCTTGTGCAATAAGATATTCCGTCTCTCTGGGTCGTTGAAACGACACATGCGGACACATGCCAGACAAAAGCAAGAAGCTACTTCATAG
- the LOC139984373 gene encoding uncharacterized protein — translation MLRLILMTVCLLVVYSEACKEHEECPLDLEILDNGDLAIEYHAAPGDSFGRVIFKIKRNKNSGGKGSQKKVDTTPEDHEDHEDWGVVFPNNPGAFVPFEECQEISITVRSKTGGTGTLEIKGNKVIPGAACPDA, via the exons ATGCTGAGACTCATTTTGATGACAGTCTGTCTGCTTGTTGTATACAGCGAGGCCTGTAAGGAACATGAGGAGTGTCCGCTCGACCTAGAGATCCTGGATAACGGAGATCTCGCCATTGAATACCATG CTGCACCGGGTGATTCGTTTGGGAGAGTAATTTTCAAGATCAAACGAAACAAGAACAGTGGAGGAAAAGGGTCGCAAAAGAAAGTCGACACGACCCCAG AGGATCACGAAGATCACGAAGACTGGGGAGTCGTGTTTCCCAACAACCCAGGCGCATTCGTTCCCTTTGAAGAATGCCAAGAAATTAGCATTACCGTAAGGAGCAAAACTGGTGGCACAGGCACGTTGGAAATCAAAGGAAATAAAGTAATCCCAG GTGCCGCTTGTCCAGATGCCTAG